In Panicum virgatum strain AP13 chromosome 4N, P.virgatum_v5, whole genome shotgun sequence, a single window of DNA contains:
- the LOC120670513 gene encoding patatin-like protein 3 → MLFLRGPHGRPRYSAHEALAFVAASIGRKCWGGQRGRWAKLLRGERTLRRVFNDAMLRDTMASLLVPCSDLATAAPSDVAPARRHGAHISEDGENAMKKVRYTTTSSWIW, encoded by the exons ATGCTGTTCCTCAGAGGCCCCCACGGGCGGCCGCGGTATTCGGCCCATGAGGCGCTCGCGTTCGTGGCCGCGAGCATCGGGAGGAAGTGCTGGGGCGGCCAGCGCGGGCGGTGGGCGAAGCTGCTCCGCGGCGAGCGGACGCTCCGGCGAGTGTTCAACGACGCGATGCTGAGGGACACCATGGCGTCACTACTCGTGCCCTGCTCCGACCTCGCCACGGCCGCGCCCTCCGACGTTGCACCGGCCAGGCGTCACGGTGCCCATATCTCAG AGGATGGAGAGAATGCCATGAAGAAGGTGCGCTACACAACAACGAGCAGTTGGATCTGGTGA